The Stomoxys calcitrans chromosome 3, idStoCalc2.1, whole genome shotgun sequence genome includes a region encoding these proteins:
- the LOC106089437 gene encoding apolipoprotein D produces MMTGSQRLLVFLVIALYHTAICQVPFPNSCPEVKVVDTFDLDRYMGIWYEYSKYPFIWEAGQKCQYAIYKNNGNGTVAVKNVGTYVVINKSHSVQGTAKVIAPGQLAVAFRNQTADEPNYLVLGTDYDNWVVVYSCKNVSSFAHTKIIWILTRQRQPTDEAIQQAKQILKDNLLSEDFMMTSTQTDCPDVNAHDNAGSDTADQDAAASTVSHQSNFDLSSTTTPSVYEIA; encoded by the exons ATGATGACTGGTAGCCAAAG GTTACTTGTATTCCTAGTGATTGCACTGTATCACACCGCAATATGTCAGGTGCCTTTTCCCAATTCTTGCCCAGAAGTCAAAGTTGTTGATACATTTGATTTGGATAGG TATATGGGCATCTGGTACGAATATTCAAAGTATCCTTTCATTTGGGAAGCCGGACAAAAATGTCAATATGCGATATACAAAAACAATGGAAATGGCACAGTGGCTGTTAAAAATGTTGGCACATATGTCGT TATCAACAAATCGCATAGCGTTCAAGGAACTGCCAAAGTGATCGCTCCAGGACAACTAGCTGTAGCCTTCAGAAATC aAACTGCAGATGAACCCAATTATCTGGTATTGGGAACCGATTACGACAACTGGGTTGTGGTTTACAGCTGCAAAAATGTCAGCTCATTCGCTCATACCA AAATTATTTGGATTTTAACTCGTCAACGTCAACCTACAGATGAGGCCATACAACAAGCTAAACAAATTCTGAAGGATAATCTTTTGTCAGAGGATTTCATGATGACATCCACACAAACTGATTGCCCCGATGTCAATGCTCATGATAATGCAGGCAGTGACACTGCTGACCAAGATGCTGCCGCATCCACTGTATCGCATCAATCGAACTTTGATTTGAGCTCGACAACAACACCCAGTGTATATGAGATTGCCTGA